The sequence AAATTGGGCAGCCAGGGGACAACAGCAATATAAAGTCAGGAGTAAATCAACTACTTCCTTTATGTCAAGGTATATCATTTATACCGGCATTATGATTCTTCTGTTTTTAGCCGTGCATTTTTACAATTTTTATTTTATAAAACTCGGACTGGTTGCTGCACCCGATATTGCAAATATTGCCCATCCTCAAGAAGAGCATTTTTATGAATTGGCAGTTTATCTGTTCACCAACGAAATTGGATACTCGGTTTTATACATAGTTGCCTTTATTTTCTTAGGAATTCATTTAAATCATGCATTCCAATCAGCATTTCAAACCTTAGGCTTGAATCATAAAAAATACACTCCAACCATCAAAATAATCGGTAAAATTTATTCAATCATTATTCCGATTGGGTACATTATGATTCCGCTTTACTTTATGATTTATGGATAAAAGATAATTTTTTTGCAAGCATATAAAGATCAAAAACAATGACAAAACTTAATGCACAAATTCCGGAAGGACCATTGGCTGAAAAGTGGACAAAGTACAAAGCCACAGCCAAATTAGTAAATCCTGCCAACAGGAAAAAACTTGATGTAATCATGGTCGGGACGGGCTTGGCCGGTTCTGGAGCAGCTTCTAGTTTAGGCGAAATGGGCTATAATGTTAAAGCTTTTTGTTTTCAGGATACACCACGCCGGGCTCACTCAGTAGCAGCTCAGGGTGGAATAAATGCCAGTAAGAACTATAAAAATGACGGAGATAGCGATTATCGTCTTTTTTATGATATGATTAAAGGGGGCGATTATCGTGCCCGTGAAGCAAATGTATATCGTGCAGCCGAAGTTAGCAATGCGACTATCGACCAGTTAACGGCTCAAGGGGTGCCATTTGCCCGTGAATATGGTGGAACATTGGACAATCGATCTTTTGGAGGGGTT comes from Bacteroidota bacterium and encodes:
- a CDS encoding succinate dehydrogenase cytochrome b subunit is translated as MSYQNVFSSITKKVTTAIAGLFLIMFLMVHLGINLFILPITENHQEMFAAAAHFMGTNWIVKVFEIVLMGAILIHIIIGVILQFQNWAARGQQQYKVRSKSTTSFMSRYIIYTGIMILLFLAVHFYNFYFIKLGLVAAPDIANIAHPQEEHFYELAVYLFTNEIGYSVLYIVAFIFLGIHLNHAFQSAFQTLGLNHKKYTPTIKIIGKIYSIIIPIGYIMIPLYFMIYG